In the bacterium genome, GGGAAGCCCAGAGAGAAGATGCCGGAGCCTGAGAAAAAGGAATTCAAGCGACGGCTGGAAGGAACTGGTTCGGGGGTAATTATCGACCCCCGGGGCTATATATTGACAAATTACCACGTAATTGCCGGAGCAGAGGAGATTAAGGTCACATTATCTAATGGCGAGGAGAAAAAATACGATGGTAAGGTAGTCGGTAAAGACCCTAGAACTGACTTGGCTGTAATTGAAATAAAAGCGAAGGAGAAATTTCCTGTAGCTAAACTCGGTGATTCGGATAAGATAAGGATTGGAGATTGGGCGATAGCCATTGGCTCTCCGTTTGGATTAAAGCAGACCTTAACCGTGGGCGTGGTTAGCGCGAAGAGGCAGTCGCTGTATGTTGAAGGTAAAGAGTATAGAGATATGATTCAGACTGATGCTTCCATTAACCGGGGCAATAGTGGTGGTCCACTGGTTAATATTAAAGGAGAGGTTATCGGGATAAACACAGCAATCTATGCTCCCACGGGAGTTTTTGCAGGCGTAGGATTTGCTATTCCCATTAATAACGCAAAAGAGATTCTCGATGAGTTAATCGAAAAGGGAAAGGTTGTGCGTGGATGGTTGGGAATAGAGATAAGAGAAGTGGACGAAGTTATAGCCAAACAATTTAGCCTTCCCAACACAAAAGGGGTTCTGGTAAATAGAGTAATAGAAAACTCTGCTGCAGAGAAAGGGGGAATGAACAGGGGTGATGTGATTATAAGAATTGAAGACCATAAAGTTGAAAGCGTGAGGGACCTCCAGGAAGTAGTGTCCAGAACAAAACCGGGAAAGAAGGTAAAAGTAATGGTAATTAGAGAAAAAAAGGAAATCGCACTCACCATAAAATTGGAAGAAATGCCAGAGACGACTGAGGAGGCAAAAGTAAAGGAAGAAAAAAAAGAAATAGGGGAAGGAGAAGTTGAAGAGTGGTTGGGTATGAAGGTAGA is a window encoding:
- a CDS encoding Do family serine endopeptidase, producing the protein MRKAKIWILMLALVLFLSLFLGFTCKGKMGGEEILLTKKETSSEEAVSVPNGVMELQEAFANVAEAVKPAVVNISAVQILKTEVPYYQFYFGDPFEDFFDEFFGKPREKMPEPEKKEFKRRLEGTGSGVIIDPRGYILTNYHVIAGAEEIKVTLSNGEEKKYDGKVVGKDPRTDLAVIEIKAKEKFPVAKLGDSDKIRIGDWAIAIGSPFGLKQTLTVGVVSAKRQSLYVEGKEYRDMIQTDASINRGNSGGPLVNIKGEVIGINTAIYAPTGVFAGVGFAIPINNAKEILDELIEKGKVVRGWLGIEIREVDEVIAKQFSLPNTKGVLVNRVIENSAAEKGGMNRGDVIIRIEDHKVESVRDLQEVVSRTKPGKKVKVMVIREKKEIALTIKLEEMPETTEEAKVKEEKKEIGEGEVEEWLGMKVETLTPALAKNYGIEDGKGIIIVEIEIGSKAEEMGLVEGDLIRSINRQSIVDCKEFKKVVKKVDLSQGVIFDIVRRGRPVYITYMEQK